The DNA sequence GCGAGCGAGGTCATGGTTATCGGTCCTGATATGAATATAACGCGGTAAAGATTGTGCGCGTGAAGAGGCCCTTGCTTGCACGGAGAATAACGATCCGGCAGGGAGAACGGCCACCTTACCGCCTTCCGTACCGATATCCGGGCTCCGGAGAGCGGAGCTCATATTTCTTCACCAGTATACTTGGCGCGAGGGTATAATAATACCCTACTCCCACCTTTTTTCAATGGTTGCGCTTTATCCAGGCCCTATCGAGGTCGGGGGCATCCGGTTGAAGAACCACCTCCTGCTGGCGGCCGGCATCCTCGGAACCACCGGGGCGTCGCTCGCCCGTCTCCTGCACAACGGTGCAGGCGGCGTGGTCACGAAATCCATCGGCCCGAGCCCGAAAGAGGGCCACCCGGGACCCTGCCTGATCGTCGTCGACGGCGGTATCATCAACGCCATGGGCCTGCCGAACCCTTCTGCCGCGTTCAAGGACGAACTGGCCGCCCTCCAGGGTGAGCCGGTGATCGTCAGCATCTTCGGGGGGACGCCGGAAGAGTTCCGGACAGTCGCCGGATGGTTCGCCGGCACGGCGTCCGGGCTCGAGCTGAACCTCTCCTGCCCCCACGCGGAGGGCTACGGGGCGGCCATCGGGAGCGACCCGGCTCTCGTGGAGGAATGCACGAGGGCGGTGGCCTCTCTCGGGGTCCCGACCTGGGTGAAACTCACCCCGAACGTCGCCGATATCGGTGAGATCGGGGCGGCCGCGGAGCGCGGCGGGGCGGATGCAATCGTTGCGGTCAACACCCTGAAGGCGATGCGGATCTCGACGGCGCTCCGCCGGCCGGTGCTCGGGAATAGGTTCGGCGGGCTCTCCGGGAAGGCCATCTTCCCCGTCGCCGTCCGGTGCGTCTACGACCTCTACGAGGCGTGCTCCATCCCGATCATCGGGTGCGGCGGAGTCTCCACCGCCGACAACGTCGTCGAGATGATGATGGCGGGAGCAAGCGCCGTCGAGATCGGGAGCGCCGTCATCGATGATATCGACATCTTTGCGGCGATCGCAAAAGACCTCTACAGCCGCGACGGCATCGACGCGGGCGAGATCGTGGGGTGCGCCCATGCATGAACAGATGCCCGCCGGGGTTACGATAACCAGGATAGTCGAGGAGACGCCGTCGATCAGGACGTTCGTCTTCGACCGCGATATCGCCGCCCGGCCGGGCCAGTTCGTGATGGTCTGGGTTCCGGGCGTGGACGAGATCCCGATGGCCCTCTCCTCCCCGTCATCGATCACCATCCTCGAGGTCGGGGACGCGACCGCCGCCCTCTTTGCGATGCACGAGGGCGACCGGATCGGGATCCGGGGCCCCTACGGGAACGGGTTTACGGTTGCCGGACGGACGCTTGCCGTCGCCGGCGGCGTCGGCGCCTCCCCGCTGCTGCCGCTCGCGGCGGCCGGGCAGGTGGACACCTTCCTCCTCGGCGCCCGGACGGCCTCCGAGCTCCTCTTTGCAGACCGGATACGCGACGCGGCAACACTGATGGTCGCGACCGACGACGGCACCGCCGGTCACCACGGGTTCGTGACGGAGCTCATATCGAGGGTGGACCTCGTCGACTTCGACCACATCTGCGTCTGCGGCCCCGAGGTCATGATGGCGGCGGTGCTCGCCGTCCTCGACCGGGAAGGGTGTGCGGAGCGGGGGCAGTTCTCCCTGCACCGTTACATGAAATGCGGGGTCGGCCTCTGCGGGTCGTGCTGCACCGATCCGCACGGCCTGCGGGTCTGCAGGGACGGACCGGTCTTCACCGGCGACGTCCTGCTCGGGAGCGAGTTCGGCCGCTACGCGCGCGACGCAAGCGGGAGCAGGCACAGGGTCTAAGTGCCCCGCCGCAAAAAGAGGGGTCAGGCGAGGAAGTCTTCCTGGGGTTCAAAGAGGAGAGCCAGGATGTTCTCCACCCACCCGAGCACCCGCGAGGCGATCGGGACTTCCTCGGCCCGGGCCCGGGCGTTCGTTGCCGCCACAGGATCCGTGCCGCCGTCCACGGGGGTCGGGGAGACGGTCACGCCGGCCGTCGTGTCGTCCAGCAGTCCGGTCTCGTCTATCTCGACTTCAGTCGGATTCCTGCTCTCGATCAGGCTCGCATCATCCGTGTAGAGACGGATGGACTGATCCCCCTCACCGCCCCCGACGACGAGGAACGAACCGTCGGGGGTCGCGGCAAGGGACTCCACACGACAGCCGAGAGCGATCTTCTGGAGCACGGCTCCCGTACGGCCGAGGACATAGATCGTCCTGCCGGATGCAGCGAAGACCTCGTTCGCCTCGTTTGAGAGAGCTGTCGCGAGGACGGCGTCTTCGGTGGGATACTTCCAGAGATGTTCGCCCTCCCCCGTGGAGAGGTAGACACACCGGTCGTACGACCCGGCCGCCACGAACCGTCCGTCGGGGGTAAGGGCAATGCCCTTCACGAGCTTGCCGGTCCCATAACTCCAGGACTCTCCCTCTCTGCTGTTGAGATAGTAAACCCCCTGGTTGTCGCAGCCGATCGCAATCTTACGGCCGTTCTCCGATATTGCGATGCCGTAACTATCGGTCCCCATATCGTAGTCCCAGAGCTGCTTCTTGTCCCGGTCGAAGATAAAGACCGCACCGTTGTCGCATCCTGCGGCAACGTACATGCCGTTTGACGAGAGCGCCACACTCCGGTAGACAAAGGTCGTCTTCTCGGCCCAGAGCAGATCTCCTTCCCGGTCAAAGAGATAGAGTTTGTCTGCGGCGACGCCGATGCGAGACCCTTCGGGCGATATCCCGACACCCTGCACCCGGGAGCCGACAACAGTCCTCCAGAGGACATTCCCCTGCTGGTCCAGGAGGTATACCGTCGAGCCCGCACCGGCAACGATCGTAGAGCCGTCATGTGTGACCGCCACGGAACCGACGGCATCGTTGGCTCCCAGACCCCAGAGGGGAGTATACCCATCCTCGCCCGCGGATGCGAACCCGCACAGGAGAGCGCTAAAGCAGCAGAACAGAAGAAGCGGCGTCCTGATGCGGCCGGCTCGGGATCTTCGTATCTCATTATCGCGACGTGTTGCGTGCACAAGCGCGGGATCCGCCCGGCGCCTTGCGGTAGAACTGGATGAAGTCACTTCCCCCGATGACATCAGGCCCTGACTTCACGGAGATCCTATATATATGTTATGGAGGGTGTACCGGCCCCGTTCTCCGGGACGGTTCGCCGGCTCCTGCTCAACCCCGATCAGGGGCGGCACGGGGCTGCCGGGTTTTCGGGATACGTTGTAAGGCATTTAGAGGACTCGGGGCAGGCCGGGTCTCAGGAACCCATCTGCCCGGGCCCGCGCACGTCGTCCCGGGCCCGCCCTGCCGACGGGTCGATCGACTCCAGGTCTTCTAAGTTGTTGATGTTCGTAAACGTCAGCAGGTCCGGATCGATCGTGCGGATCTCCTCCACGCACACGTACCGGGAATCCAGGCTCCTCACCATCGAGCGGAGCGAGAGCGACTCGTGCTCCTCCAGGTAACCGAGCAGTGCGCTCGTCCGGTAGACCGCGTGGAGCGGTTCGAGCATGTCGGCGTTCCAGCTGGGAATGGCGGCATCGTACTCGGCAGCGGCGTCGAAGAGCAGCCGGACCACCCCGGGATGAATGCAGGGCATATCGCAGGCGGCAACGAAGACGTACTCGCCGTGCACCGCGAGCGCCCCTGCATGCAGGCCTCCGATGGGGCCGAGATCTCTCCTGACATCCGGTATGCACCTGACGTCCCCGAGGTGGCCGAACCGTTCGCACTGGCCGGGGTCCCGGGCAACCACCACGATCTCGTCCGCCACCTCTCTCAGGGTATCGATGAGACGGTCGATGAAGGTCTTGCCCCGGAACGTAAAGAAATACTTCTCCCGCCCGCCGGCACGCCGTGCCGCTCCGCCAACGAGGACGATCGCAGACCGCATACTCCTCTCTCCAGCCGTCAGAGCCGCTCCCTCAAGCGGATCATCTCGGCGATGCAGGTATTGTAAGGCGCATCGAGGCCGTGTTTCCGGGCGAGCGCCGCCACCGCACCGTTCATGAAGTCGATCTCGGTCTTCCGCCCCCGGGAAAGGTCCTGGAGCATCGACGAGTGGTGGGCGGCCGTCGCCGGGAGCTGAGTGGTCCGGAGGTGCTCAAGGTACGCCTCCGGCGTCTCCCAGGGGAGGGCGACGCCCTCGGCTTCCGCCACCCGGTAGGCCTCCCGGACGATCGCGGTGACGATCGTCCAGGCATGCGGATCGGCGAGCGCGCCGTAAGGGACGTTCATGAGAGCGCCGAGCGGGTTCAACGCGCAGTTGTAGAGGGTCTTTCCCCAGAGATCGGTCCTGATCTCGGTGGTCGCTTCCGCCCGGATGCCGGATTTCCGGATGAGGTCCGTGAGAAGCCCGACCGCGTCGTCCATGCCGGAGGGGAACCGTCCCAGTTTCATGGGCGCCGCCTCCACGGAGACGTGGACCGACGCATCGCCCCGCCACTCGAACCCGGTGATGATCATGCCGCCGATGACCCGGTCGGTGAACCGCGCGATGATCTCCTCGTTTCCAATACCGTTCTGGAGGCTCGCCACCTCGCGCCCCCGGATGGCGTCGGCGAACTGGCGGCAGATCGCCTCCGTGTCGGTGGATTTTGCGGTTACGATGTAGTAGTCGGCGTTTTGCCACGCGCGAGGGAGGTCCTCTGAGCAGCTGAACCGGT is a window from the Methanoculleus oceani genome containing:
- a CDS encoding dihydroorotate dehydrogenase, with the translated sequence MVALYPGPIEVGGIRLKNHLLLAAGILGTTGASLARLLHNGAGGVVTKSIGPSPKEGHPGPCLIVVDGGIINAMGLPNPSAAFKDELAALQGEPVIVSIFGGTPEEFRTVAGWFAGTASGLELNLSCPHAEGYGAAIGSDPALVEECTRAVASLGVPTWVKLTPNVADIGEIGAAAERGGADAIVAVNTLKAMRISTALRRPVLGNRFGGLSGKAIFPVAVRCVYDLYEACSIPIIGCGGVSTADNVVEMMMAGASAVEIGSAVIDDIDIFAAIAKDLYSRDGIDAGEIVGCAHA
- a CDS encoding dihydroorotate dehydrogenase electron transfer subunit — protein: MHEQMPAGVTITRIVEETPSIRTFVFDRDIAARPGQFVMVWVPGVDEIPMALSSPSSITILEVGDATAALFAMHEGDRIGIRGPYGNGFTVAGRTLAVAGGVGASPLLPLAAAGQVDTFLLGARTASELLFADRIRDAATLMVATDDGTAGHHGFVTELISRVDLVDFDHICVCGPEVMMAAVLAVLDREGCAERGQFSLHRYMKCGVGLCGSCCTDPHGLRVCRDGPVFTGDVLLGSEFGRYARDASGSRHRV
- a CDS encoding WD40 repeat domain-containing protein translates to MSSGEVTSSSSTARRRADPALVHATRRDNEIRRSRAGRIRTPLLLFCCFSALLCGFASAGEDGYTPLWGLGANDAVGSVAVTHDGSTIVAGAGSTVYLLDQQGNVLWRTVVGSRVQGVGISPEGSRIGVAADKLYLFDREGDLLWAEKTTFVYRSVALSSNGMYVAAGCDNGAVFIFDRDKKQLWDYDMGTDSYGIAISENGRKIAIGCDNQGVYYLNSREGESWSYGTGKLVKGIALTPDGRFVAAGSYDRCVYLSTGEGEHLWKYPTEDAVLATALSNEANEVFAASGRTIYVLGRTGAVLQKIALGCRVESLAATPDGSFLVVGGGEGDQSIRLYTDDASLIESRNPTEVEIDETGLLDDTTAGVTVSPTPVDGGTDPVAATNARARAEEVPIASRVLGWVENILALLFEPQEDFLA
- the mobA gene encoding molybdenum cofactor guanylyltransferase, whose protein sequence is MRSAIVLVGGAARRAGGREKYFFTFRGKTFIDRLIDTLREVADEIVVVARDPGQCERFGHLGDVRCIPDVRRDLGPIGGLHAGALAVHGEYVFVAACDMPCIHPGVVRLLFDAAAEYDAAIPSWNADMLEPLHAVYRTSALLGYLEEHESLSLRSMVRSLDSRYVCVEEIRTIDPDLLTFTNINNLEDLESIDPSAGRARDDVRGPGQMGS
- a CDS encoding ketopantoate reductase family protein; this translates as MKIVVLGAGAVGLTVAAKLSRVADVHAVARKRHADAVRERGLQMTGIWGEGAYRFSCSEDLPRAWQNADYYIVTAKSTDTEAICRQFADAIRGREVASLQNGIGNEEIIARFTDRVIGGMIITGFEWRGDASVHVSVEAAPMKLGRFPSGMDDAVGLLTDLIRKSGIRAEATTEIRTDLWGKTLYNCALNPLGALMNVPYGALADPHAWTIVTAIVREAYRVAEAEGVALPWETPEAYLEHLRTTQLPATAAHHSSMLQDLSRGRKTEIDFMNGAVAALARKHGLDAPYNTCIAEMIRLRERL